The DNA region AACTCCCTTGACTGCAATTATATGACATTCTTGAGGCTTCTCCATAAATCTTCTTAACAACCCAACACTTTGACAAATATATGGCCTGGTGTTGCATAGATACCTCAAGGATGCAAAGATTTTCTTGCAAAATGTTGCATTTATAAGAACATTATTTCTATCCTTTCTCAATTTTGCTCATGTCTCCAATGATGTGACTGCTGCtgtaataccccgtatttccttaaatacccaaactcctattaattgagatcaattgagttcctatgtgctctaaaagttgtcaattgggataaataaagtAAATAGTGAGttcaacaacttctcctcttctatttcttgaggtgggttctagttagaaaccctagcatgcatgaaccgggcttggcttagacgtaagtccgttcggggATTCATGTGTCGTGATTTGAATAATGATCATGGTTGAGTTGTGAGAACTCAggtgcatgttgccatacattgcgagttagtttccccatcgctcaagtctttGTTCCCTTGTTGAATTGAGTTGAATATGAATTAGAAAACcttgtagagccgagtggacccataagatagggaacccaatgagattattatctcaccccatattgttgattatttttcaggtggttctgagcAGGCGAAGGGTAAGGACAAGATATAATGATGTCTTGCTTACCTAACGACTGGATGGATTTTATGCTGTGTAAATATTTTTGGGATCATTGTTTAGTGATCTAGCTCCTAGTAGTTTATTTTTGGGCACTTTTATGTATATTTTTTGCCATGTTAAGTTTTCTTTTGGGCATGTATGTATATGTACACTGTGCTGCTAggcgcttatgtatttcagtaccggtttacactatgtataatatgtattctagtcatatattatatgtgggtgttacagttggtatcagagcagtTCGTATCCTAGACCTAGCCATGAAATATTATAAGCATTTCTTTCTGCCTCATATGTGAGCTATCATCATTGCCCTTGGTGTTATACTCATAGTATTGAGCATGATCGACTTAATCCTATTTGTATGACATTCAGGATCATGGCTGGCAAACGCAGAGGTCGCGGTAGACCCAAAACTCAAAATTCAGATTTGGAACCACCGAGTGGTAGTGGGGGTTTTCCATGGTCCCAGTTTGTGCAACCGATGGAGCAACAACAGAACAAATTCATGTAGCAGAGGATGCAACAGTTGTATGGTGGTCAGAAACCTCAAGCGACTCCACAAGAAGCTGTGGGTGGTGATTTCTGGTGTTTCTTTCGCATGAATCCTCTTGAGTTTCATGGTGGATTAAATCCTATGGAGGCTTATGGGGGGGACACCTAACATAGAAGGAGCGTTCCCTGCCTGTGTGGGGGTGCAAAGACAATGTAGTGTGACTGAGAATAATTTGAAAAAGGTTCAAGAAGAGATTGATCAGTATGTAGTTGGCCAGATGAACCAGGGAGGAAGTCATCAGTTTAGGCCTAGACCTCGACCTTACAAAAGAAGGCAGGTGCAACCTGCAAAACCTAACCATCCTCTGAAATGTCAAGTATGTAAGAAGTCTCATTCTGGAAGATGTGCTAAAAATGGAATTAGGTGTTTTAAGTGTCAAGGAGAAGGTCATATGGTTAGAGAGTGTTCACAAAATAAGAATCAGATGCAGGGGAGGAGCACCGGTCGAGTTTATACTTTGGATGCAAGGAAGGCTAAGAGAAACAATGCCTTAATTGACGGTACGTGTCTCGTCAATGATCATCCTTGTTTTGTATTGTTTGATTATGGGGCGACGCACTCTTTTGTATCCATTCAATGTATGAAGCGTCTTGATTTGCAAGAAATTCCTTTGTCTCCTCCTATGGTGGTTACTACCACCATGGATGATGTAGTTGAGACACCGTTGATTTATGAAAATTGTTCACTCTCGGTGAATGGTAGAATTTTCCAGATTGATCTTATTTGTTTACCACTTAAGAAGGTTGATGTAGTTTTGGGGATGGATTGGCTTTCCGCCAATTCGGTGTTTATTGGATGTGAAGAGAAGTGGATTATCATTCCATCTAGTGAAGCTACTTCAAAGGATGTATTAACTACTATACTTGAAGGTACGGTTGGCATGGTTAATTTCTTATTTGAGAATGAAAAGTCAGTTCTCTTGGTTCTTACCAAGGAATCTAGAGATAACCTGAGTGTTTCACAAATTCCAGTTGTTTGCGAATTTCCAGAAGTTTTCCCTGAGGATGTCACCTCTCTTCCTCCTGAAAGGGAAGTGGAATTCTCTATTGATCTGATACCTGGGACGGCTCCAATCTCCATTTCTCCGTATCGCATGGCGCTGTAAGACCCTagttttgaccctaagatccctcatggcatcataatattgcatttacattgtctcaaggatcataagcatcttggctccttacctttgggatggggtctcttgtgagtggtttgagatcaccaagcatgcttgaattgtatattattgcttttctcatttttttactaaccaaaagcacaaaaatatgtcactaacatctcttgtttgtatCTTGAGCAGTCgcaaggtctaaaagcttctaggagatcctatgtgcattgatatggtcaagggaagatgaaagcaagcatggaaatgaTTCACAAaactctcatccatcaaatatgcctcccaagtatctcaattcatcatttttatcaaagcaaatcaaaggggtttgaggtttgtttcccaaggaaaccctaattcatctgttcaacaactatgccttgctcatgaagcaacctcaacccatggttAAATACAATCAATtgaagttctttaattaatcatttaatgcatatttgaacttatttgagtgtcctcaatcatcaattcatcaagatatgaggtttggacttgagaagttgataagtcaattcacctgactattttgaaatacattgagacctaacttttcatgtttttgtcaaatggagataaccccaagagaaacaatgttcttaagtactatatgaacaactttcatgttcatcaaaaattgatttgaagcatggaaggtcgtcatccatttcaagacattataggtcattttgactaaaaccctaattttgggttaacttcccaaggatataactccttcatttttcatgattttgaggtgggatcaaatgaattgtaaagcttaagatgtctaattcaaatgttgtgttgagaaaaatttcaaaatctcaaaagaaatacatgtgataatgcaaaacattataggtcactttggaccaaatgcattgaaatgtgaaaaagtccaacttcaagtgcccataacttcttcatcaaaaatccaaatgatgcaaaatttgagttcaaattgatttttttgaaaagatccacaacttttatgttgaatattttgtcatttggagctttcatcattgagacagaagggcttgaactttggccaattttgaaaatctcacatatgcatgttttgcaccctacacttcaagtccaattttcatcaatttccaaggctcaaatggagttttgatcaacataacatttttccttatgcaataagctttccaaccattactcataaggttgcatttcaagtatggacatggcattttcgaaagCATGAACATGTTGGTGCATTTTTGAAAATCTATTAAATTTACATTGCATAAGCTCAGCACACTCATTCTGCACGTCCATTCTCATTCCCTTTGGCATAAGCTTGgaaatccaagtggaattgggccctccaagcgcctgtacaggcccatgcatggaggccctttccatccatgcacatgatTTGTTCATGTAACTCAGCCttgctcagctataaatacaatgcccttgcctctcattttagcaaccttaaggcgccccaattgccgctgaattgaaatcctagccatcactaaaggaactaatccatttttcttcaaatttttcagatctgaattttgatttcattgatcaatctttagatctcaaagttcctaaaccttctctccttgatccatagtgactactgtaagcaaaagcatccaaagatcgtgactcaaagccttgcaattcaaaggtttacttcaactgttatttgcttcGAACCAACTTGTATAATGGTCTattttcattgttattgtgtgacctgaagtcctctgcatagaggcaacattgctatgctttcaatttttgaaaatcatgaagttcatatgaacaccccaaaatttccacttctgatttctctcaatatagagatctagaatggaattgagtggtataggggtgatgtacatcaccccagctctcgattgatgcctggatcgtgcgCTGGCCATCGTCTGGTCTCCAGAATCAATCAGATCCGTCCATTGCCTTTCCCAGATGCAATCCCATGCGTCCAATGTTATGAGTCTTTTAATGGCTGGGTGTGTTTTAGTTTACCAAGGTGTTTGGTGAATGCGCGCTTCTAGGCCGTatgatgatccacgtcaattaatgaatcttcatccaatggctcacgctttttccttatttctattttctgattttactattttaattccatttcattttaaaaattcatatctctctcattattggtccaaaaattatgggaccaatttaattcttctccttttaatttctactttctaaaaatgatttttaatattttttattttatcatagaattttttattttttattttaatgttgaagatggattagaaggaccaaatctctaaactcactcttgtccattcttgatttacttcatagaattctttgatgtgtgtgtttttgtgctaggggatcctatgagagctcaaattgaagaatcattgccatgttcatccaaagtgaaagatacaagagacattggggatcttctaagagcttgtttgattatgttgattgcttgagcttacacttattttgcttgcatattccaaaggttgggagctacttggatcatcaatatcatctcaagagaggaattccatttgtggtcttgtttcttatccctaatctcttgtatgattaggactttattcattcttcttcttccctccactctaacccaagccaaaacttttgtgcaaacatttaacacttgttttcaaacattagaaacctaagcattatgcttttgattttcaaaccctcttttcataacactcattttgaattgaatctttaagtcaaactttgaccatattttgtaaatacttttcattggtaaatacaactcattcaaatactttttgtggtttcaatggccactctcttaatcaaactttttcataacctttagctattaggtttgagttatccttgaggtagatgtaatgcccacctatatccttagtgatggacaatgagtcttccatgcttattatagggttaacccctaactagcatgttgaagctatcctcacatggtggatttgtggttttgggttgagttttctcccttggataacaaaagaccttaaggcttttggaccaatcaattcaccaactcattttttgagatttttaccccgaactacgaggttttgatcctaatctttttcaagatggtacgtaggcaatgggtttatccatccaaacacaaaatgtaaataatttatatattctcttctcatctcttcaatcatgtttgcacaaacaaattttcacaaaataccaaccttacaacaaatttgaaaagggctccctaggagtacctaggatgttttgggtgcttaaaaccttcccattgcataacaaacccccttaccccgatctctgacatttttactagtttttgattcgataaaacttttaggtttttatttGCTTTCTcaccattcctttggataaatagaagtgtggtggcgactcgacttgtatggtttaccttggatttagtcaatatctctaatggtaacgaataccccgctacaggcGCCACTCGAGTTAAGAGAGTTGAAGAATCAATTGGAAGAGTTATTAACCAAGCATTTCATCCAACCTAGTGTCTCACCATGGGGAGCTCTAGTGTTATTAGTAAAGAAGAAGGATGGTAGTATGCGGTTGTGTATTGATTATCTCCAGTTGAACAAAGTCAccattaagaacaagtatcctcTGCCAAAGATAAATGATTTTTTAGATCAGTTGAAAGGAGCTTGTGTGTTCTCGAAGACTGATTTGCAATCGGGCTATCATCAAATAAGAGTTAAGAGTTCAGATGTATCAAAGACCGCATTTAGGACCCGATATGGCCATTATGAGTTCCTTGTAATGTCGTTTGGTGTAACAAATGCCCCAACTGTTTTCATGGACTACATGAATCGGATATTCCAACCTTATTTGGACTAGTTCGTGGTGATCTTTATTGATGACATTCTTATTTATTCTCGTActccctgtaagaccccaattttgaccctaagatccctcatgcaatttcatcatatacattagcattgggatcataccttggcatcctccttacccctctctcattgggtttgttttgggagagatcaccaagaactatgtgattatatcatacttgtatattatcattttactaaccaaaataccaaaaatatgtcttttgcatttgcctaactcttttataggAAGGGCATGATATCATTGGTCTATCAAGTTCACACCTATGGCTTAAGACCCTCATGGCAAAGAGCACAACCAAAGATTtatccacaatgtctcaaagcatcatatatgagtcccaatgatctttatatgtcatattgatcaaatattcttcaagagtttgaaggtgatttgccttggaaaccctagtttgtctgggtatcttgagtaacttctccaacaagcaatctcaccaattaatcaagtttctcaagggacatttcaaatttcatcatcttatgcatatatgatctatcatgagCCAAGACTGTCAAAAGAATtaaaggttagcaagttggttgatggtggttggttagatgaattcatctgatcaaaactgggtctccctagaccctatctcctataatgttcatcatatgaaaatgattccaagagaaaagttactctaaatgaaattccaaacaactttaatgttgagatctagagctagttttgcttggaaaatcatcttctatgttgaaacattataggtcattttgtctaaatcctaattttaaagtcaacttcccaaggccataacttgctcaatttttatgatatgaaagatttacaagttaCACAATCAAACCCAAGATGTCTgcttcaactttgatgtttggagtgagagctaatttaacttttatgagcatgtgatatgaggatacattataggtcatttttgacctataccattgaacaagtgattttttcaaactttaaaaatgcataactctatcattataaatccaaatgacatgaaatttgtaACCATTgtgaaggtctttgaaagagatacaactttaataaagacatatttctcatttgaagctcacataaaaagttaagtaaggtggaatattgagatatatggcttgacacttagaaaaaatttcaacatgttgaaattaccaaactcccacctcaaaattaaccatgatccatgttccaaatgaaaaagttttcaacatcaaacttgttccccttgatccaagctttccaaagaacccaagtttatgcattttggatgaggtttgctagggctgcgcatggctttaacagagctgcatcattggaggaaatcaaatttACAAACATCATTTCACCTTGCCTttccattcaagcttcattcatACTTCAACATGATTtattttggaccttaatgcattgcctcatgggcctgtacatgcccatgcactcgtgccattcacattgctaaatttggacaaaatttcaagtgtgcaaatatcactccctcatgctataaatacatgacctttGTGCTCAATTCAAACACCCCTTGCGTGCCAGCTTTGCCCCCCCCCCCAATTTAAACCCTCTAATTCTAAAGGAAAACCtaagaattttcaatttgaaaattgagtttgaatctcacctgttggagattcaaaaactccaggatccaaagccttgcacccttgctaatcacttcctgcaagcttctcaagtgtgatcagatcgtgtttgaagcaagcaacatcaagttctgcacaacagcattgaaggtaattttcagaaaacttcatctctttgattctcactcaattctcatcaattctcttggatctttggttgtctgaagtcctaccaatgtaggcaacaatattgagttgcttagaggtcaaatcgaagcaactcagttgacaaacctcaaaattcaactcctcatatctttctatatatgtggagttagttaaaattgagatgatattcatgatctacaccattttatctttcagatcatgtcctcttttgtCATTTATGATATGGTCATGATTGAACCAGTCCAACCAGGGTCattggagaagatgaccgacctttggctccggcgatgagctggaagtgcttagagccattagatgagtttgaaatgttttaatctcgtgcatttcttttaaataccaagcccatgccgcgttgactgcagtgcaccGTGGAACGCGCGTGCtggtccacttgatctgccacctcaattaatgagggagatcaagtggtccacgtttttttgatattttttgatttttcttttattccttttattttcattaattcatattaattttaatattgatccaaaaaatatgagagtttcaccaaaatttttcaaataatttcctctttcatattttgaattaaaattattttttggatcattattaatagttttcatgatttaattgattttgtgattgtttttaattgtttaaaaatacttttaagtctttaaaaattctgaaattttttctccaaggtcctttgaccttgtttgacctatgataaatctcatggccatttctttggtgttttgatgaggttataggaatttggaaaaccatatttaatttaaatgtattattttagtattgttaattttaataaatgctaattaattgtgttgacctattgtgatgacttgtataagtttgactcttgttgttgggtcttggtcaaggttgatttgactttgtcaagttaatatcattggatttaggggattaatggaatgtacattccatctcccaaaatgaatggatgatattaatttggtaaaagtcctcctttgaccaatttgagttttgatccattcccctccctcttcatctcattcctattctttatgcattcatctcatttggcctatgatatcggtaagtcctaaggctagttgattgcaaaatcaacataagtatggatgagattaggccacctctttttcacattctttttgtgtgtggtatgttttatgagcatagtccattatactatgtctctaacatgcattaacaccaaaattctattgcccgacctcaaatagttgtgacttctacataagtccacctatgattgcttaacatagcgctaaatttgtgacacaaaaaggcatagcattctagttagtgagatcgtaagtctcccctctttcatggtatattgtggaaacttggcattttttccttcctttggaagatgtctttgttcaaggatccagacttgtgataagtgggttgagtgttctccaaagaatgacttcaaataaaaagcaaaagcaaaacaatattaacttctaactcattaacaagtaacatttaatttcaagtcctttattttaatgcacttcaatttttaagttctattcatttgtcattattcataccattctaattgtttatgttaatgcaattttcactttgtccacttggacctttttgtgtgatatatcttctttgtgtatattttgtttgtttgtgtggtctttgaccattaatgtacataataagaacaaaaaccctaaaagactttcttgtggactgttgacttgatcttggacaaattgaacttagaatttaggcaacctccctatgctaaaggacttggccaatgccaacttttgtgaaaccaagtgattgcaattcGAAACATCATCTGATgcatcattcaagatccctttgagttcatctacaacatgatcattgtgaagctgttattttgagccagtgacttatggcattgtggaattcatctgatacatgggctaattttgaagaagatcatggagtggctaagcttggatgtggttatctttattgtatgcattgtttgttgcttgattctaatatctaagggaatttggggtttctataagacattcttgtctaatggattgctacccatcggtcggatattttcaactcttaacttttaattttgtgcataggattagtctcttcatctcctccccatctctttaattgcaaaatatctacctccttttaaaaacttctttatttgaacttgttatttttctaaattttgaccactttgtaaactagaaactttggccttatgccattttattttcaaacttcttttcttaatcaaacttgtaaatgaacttagttatacttgacctaaattttcaaaagccaaaaagaactaactcattcaaaccattttcaggcctttgtgcctttcaaacttaatttttgataaaagcaatgcatccactttgaaatttgtatcacggactacgaggttttgatccctcatttttatgttggtacgtaggcacaagtccgaaggtattgtcaaacataaaaatataattaatgaattcttttctcatcccctcactctatttgtttgtaaacatcatttttgtacaaaacacatatggacacaaaaaaaggctccctaggagtacctaggacactttgggtgctaacaccttccctttgtgtaaccaacccccttatctgtaatctctgacattttattagttttgatttgaaaacttcttacttttgggttttgttcgtactttttccctttttccttggaaataataaaagcgcggtggcgactctggttttattaatctctagcttacccatagcttgatgatcatgaatttaccgctacactccCCAAGAGCACGGAGAACACCTAAGGATTGTCCTATCAGTACTGCAAGAGAAGCAACTTTTTGTCAAGTTAAGTAAGCGTGAATTTTGGATAAACGGAGTGAggtttcttggtcatgtaatatCACAAGGAGGAGAATCAATGGATCCATCTAAAGTTGAAGTAGTTATTAATTGGGAAAGACCGAAGAATGCTTTCGAAGTCATAAGTTTCTTAGGTTTGGCAGGTCACTATTGAAGGTTTATGAAGGGTTTTCCGCAGATAGCTTTACCAATGACTAGACTTACCCGAAAGGAAATTTATTTTAGAAGGGGTTCAAGGTGTGATCAGAGTTTTATGAGTTTGAAGGAAAAGCTAACGACTTCTCTTGTTTTAGTCATCCTTGATCCTAGTAAGTCCTATGAAATATTTTGTGATGCCTCTAAGAAAGGATTAGGAGGGGTTTTAATGCAGAGTGGTTAGGTTGTAGCCTATGCCTCTCGTTAGTTGAAGACTCATGAAGAGAACTATCCGACCCATGATCTTGAACTAGTTGTTGTTGTTTTTGCATTGAAGGTGTGGcgacattacttgtatggagtGTGCTTTGAGATGTTTAATGATCACAAGAGTTGAAATACTTATTGGACCAGAAAGAGTTAAacatgagacagaggagatggatGGAGTATTTGAAGGATTTTGATTTTGAGCTTAAGTACCACCTGGGGAAAGCGAATAAGGTTGTGGATGCCTTAAGTTAGAAAGAGATGCATAAAGCTGAGTTGATGATGTTAGGATACGCATTGTTGGAAAAGTTCCAAGATCCGAATTTCAGTTTAGTTGGACGCAGGATGGTGTGATAATGGGAAATTTGAATGTTACTTCTAACCTAAGGGAAGAGATTCGACAAGGATAAATGATAGATGAGAAGTTGCAAGAGATGTCGACTAAACCAGGTTTCGCTCAGTCACTGGATGGAGTCATTCTGTTTAACCAAAGGATTTGTGTTCTGAATAATGTCGAGCTGAAAAGAAAAGTTTTGGAGGAAGGACATAAAGGGGCGTTTACTATACATTTAGGTTCATCGAAGATGTACCAAGAGTTGAAGAAGGATTATTGGTGGCCTGGAATAAAGAGGGATATTGCAGAGTATGTGTCGGAATGTATTGTATGCCAGTAGGTAAAGATCGAACATCAGAAGCCAGGTGGTTTATTGCGACCTTTAGAGATTCCGgtttggaaatgggatagtatttcaaTGGATTTTGCAGTAGGATTACCTCTTACCCAAGGTGGttatgattcaatttgggtgattgtagatCGGTTAACTAAGTTCGCGCACTTCTTGGCCGTGAAGACTACTTACAAGGCAAGTCATCTTGCAGGGTTGTTCATTTCAGAAATTGTTAGGTTGCATGGTGTTCCAAAAGGTGTTGTGTCCGATAGAGACCCAAAGTTTACTTCAAGATTTTGGAAAGCATTCCAGTAAGCTATAGGATCGAGATTGTGTTTAAGTACTTCTAATCATCCTCAAACGGATAGTCAGACTGAACGGACGATACAGATGCTGGAAGATATGTTAGGAGCTTGTGTACTTGAAAGTGGAGGGAGTTGGAAGGAGAttttaccattgattgaattCTCATATAACAATAGTTACCATGCAAGTATCGGGATGGCTC from Lathyrus oleraceus cultivar Zhongwan6 chromosome 1, CAAS_Psat_ZW6_1.0, whole genome shotgun sequence includes:
- the LOC127095938 gene encoding uncharacterized protein LOC127095938 — encoded protein: MGGTPNIEGAFPACVGVQRQCSVTENNLKKVQEEIDQYVVGQMNQGGSHQFRPRPRPYKRRQVQPAKPNHPLKCQVCKKSHSGRCAKNGIRCFKCQGEGHMVRECSQNKNQMQGRSTGRVYTLDARKAKRNNALIDGTCLVNDHPCFVLFDYGATHSFVSIQCMKRLDLQEIPLSPPMVVTTTMDDVVETPLIYENCSLSVNGRIFQIDLICLPLKKVDVVLGMDWLSANSVFIGCEEKWIIIPSSEATSKDVLTTILEGTVGMVNFLFENEKSVLLVLTKESRDNLSVSQIPVVCEFPEVFPEDVTSLPPEREVEFSIDLIPGTAPISISPYRMAL
- the LOC127095948 gene encoding uncharacterized protein LOC127095948, producing the protein MIDEKLQEMSTKPGFAQSLDGVILFNQRICVLNNVELKRKVLEEGHKGAFTIHLGSSKMYQELKKDYWWPGIKRDIADISMDFAVGLPLTQGGYDSIWVIVDRLTKFAHFLAVKTTYKASHLAGLFISEIVRLHGVPKGVVSDRDPKFTSRFWKAFQ